The DNA sequence CCATCGTCGCCGTAACCTCCGGCCTTGCCCTCACAAACGGCGTTTTCTGGGGGCGCGGCGATTTGCTGCTCCACCAACGCTTAGTCTGGCCGACATTCGGTCTGCTGGTCGGTCTGGCCGTGTGGCGGCTGATCGTACGGGACGCGATGTCGCGGACGGGCCGGTGCGTGTACCTGGTCCTGATGGCCCTGGCGTCCGGGTGCGTGGCGGCTGCGGGGTATTTCGGAGGGGAACTGTTGTTGAAAGGCGGCTGAACGGTGCTGACCTCACTCGAAATCAAAGGCGCGGCGGCTGCCGTCATGGCCTCGGCCCTCCTCCTGACCGGGACCTTTGCCGCCGCCGGCCTTTATCGGGCGCACCGCCGCGCGGATCACGAGGCCCGGGAGCCGGTTCCTTCCGCACTGGCTACCACCAAGGGACGCAGCTTCTTCTTTCGAAGCTGCGCGCACTGTCATGGTCAGGATGCCGATGGGGGTGAAGACGCTCCAAGCCTGCGCAAACTCCAGATCAGCGGCTCCCACATGGCTCTCGTCATCCGCAGCGGCATCAAAGGTGAGATGCCGTCATTCGCCAAGACATACAATGACGAGGACACCGGGGCGATCGTGGCCTATCTGAAAACGTTGAACTAAGGATTGGGAGTTGAACGTCCGGTAAACCCTGGCTAAGTTCTCCTGGCCCTTCGGGCCGTAAACCGGTCACAAAGCCGGCCGAGGAAGGGCGGTTGGGTTGCGCAGATTGTACCTCGATGACTATCGAGGTGGTATCAGGTGACCCGAATGCACCCGGCAGCGTCCGGTCTGAACTGCGCTTGGGCTGCGGGGAAACCTGTTTCGAACTTGCGCCAATTGTGAAAAATATTCGTTTTCGACCGTCGATCGAGTATTGATTTGTCTTTACCGGCCTTCAATTGTGCACCGCCGAAACCTGGAGCTCGCCCCGCCGCCATCGGTCCTCATCACCGGCCCGAGCGGGGATGATCGACCTGCTCAGCCGCGTGTGTACGTGATCGGCAAGGACCGGACGTGCCGGGAGGAACTCTCAATGCTGCTGCAACCGCGACACGCATTCGAGTTGTTTGAAGATGGCCAGCCGGCCCTTGAGGCAGCCCGGCGCGTGCTGCCGGACCTGGTTATGCTTGAAATGCCCGCCTCGCAAGGCAAGGGGGATACCCTCGATTGGCTGCGTGCCTTGCGGGACGACATTGATGCGCGGCTGCGCGCCCTACCGGTCATCGCGTTTGGAGCCTTGGACCACGGCGTGCGGTCGTGCGCCTTCGAGGCCGGAGTGAATGATTTCGTGCCCCGGCCTTTTTGCCGGCATGAGCTTTGGGCCCGCATCGATACGCAGCTCGAACTCGCCGCATTCAGACGCGCGGGGAGCGAACTGCAGCAGCGCGAGGACC is a window from the Verrucomicrobiota bacterium genome containing:
- a CDS encoding c-type cytochrome; this translates as MLTSLEIKGAAAAVMASALLLTGTFAAAGLYRAHRRADHEAREPVPSALATTKGRSFFFRSCAHCHGQDADGGEDAPSLRKLQISGSHMALVIRSGIKGEMPSFAKTYNDEDTGAIVAYLKTLN
- a CDS encoding DUF2231 domain-containing protein; translated protein: MISWDKVHGGLTHFPIALLLFSAACDFAAVAFRKLPFARGLQTVSYYGLICAAAGSIVAVTSGLALTNGVFWGRGDLLLHQRLVWPTFGLLVGLAVWRLIVRDAMSRTGRCVYLVLMALASGCVAAAGYFGGELLLKGG